From one Maniola jurtina chromosome 5, ilManJurt1.1, whole genome shotgun sequence genomic stretch:
- the LOC123865658 gene encoding dual specificity protein phosphatase 23-like yields the protein MSTMKKRTNVKLAKLFYKYADETGYQVEAKDEIKQPVGDEEPPYPPYNFSWLVDKKIAGMGCPHSVGNLNYLADVGINHLITLSPEKIPPILECTRKLKWTEIRIKESAAPTLRQIIKFIEICERAEINGEIIGVHCRHGRGRTGTMLACYLVKFRNMAPERAVLTVRVQRPGSCETSDQEKIVCHYHDCIKGTITKTDYRLVDDKLYFDFSMKHMYPDEEKQAKEESDTIEQLIKKN from the exons ATGAGTACCATGAAAAAGAGGACCAATGTGAAACTAGCAAAACTTTTCTACAAATATGCAGATGAAACGGGCTATCAAGTCGAAGCAAAGGATGAAATCAAGCAGCCAGTCGGGGATGAAGAACCACCCTACCCGCCATATAATTTTTCTTGGTTGGTCGATAAAAAAATAGCGGGAATGGGCTGTCCACATAGTGTGGGCAACTTGAATTATTTGGCAGATGTGGGCATTAACCACCTGATTACTCTGTCGCCTGAAAAGATTCCACCCATCTTGGAATGCACTAGGAAATTGAAATGGACCGAGATTCGAATAAAAGAGTCAGCCGCACCAACCTTGAGACAGATAATAAAATTCATCGAAATCTGTGAACGAGCGGAAATTAATGGAGAG ATTATCGGTGTCCACTGCCGACACGGTCGCGGTCGCACTGGCACGATGCTGGCGTGCTACCTCGTGAAGTTCAGGAACATGGCACCCGAGCGAGCCGTGTTGACCGTTCGAGTACAGAGACCAG GATCCTGCGAAACATCCGATCAAGAAAAGATAGTCTGCCATTACCATGACTGCATCAAAGGTACTATCACCAAAACTGACTACCGCTTGGTTGATGATAAATTGTACTTCGATTTCTCAATGAAACACATGTACCCTGACGAAGAAAAACAGGCCAAAGAGGAATCAGATACCATCgaacagttaataaaaaaaaattga
- the LOC123865660 gene encoding 26S proteasome non-ATPase regulatory subunit 9 produces MVQYKMDGPARDQVMKLMQEKDRIESEIREQNLVLEENNVGMQDSLIDGDGYPRNDIDVYKVRHARHRIICLQNDHKNIMKQIERGLSEVHSQFVANGEGTSRDDHSHSSHYTNGFAGGTSHASAQSRPQTNSDESFAVIALVVVGSPADIAGLNENDELLEFGTINAANFTDVNQVNSLVQHSVGQPIQVRVRRGRHVLSLTVVPRIWTQPGLLGCRIEKKS; encoded by the exons ATGGTACAATATAAAATGGACGGACCAGCTCGAGATCAAGTCATGAAATTGATGCAAGAAAAAGATCGAATAGAGAGTGAGATACGCGAGCAAAACTTGGTTCTGGAGGAAAACAATGTTGGGATGCAGGATTCACTTATTGATGGAGACGGCTATCCTCGTAACGATATTGATGTTTATAAAGTGAGGCATGCCAGGCACCGAATCATCT GTCTCCAAAAtgatcataaaaatataatgaaacaaattgAAAGAGGTCTCAGTGAAGTGCACTCTCAATTTGTTGCCAACGGTGAGGGAACATCAAGAGATGATCATTCACACAGTTCACATTACACAAATGGTTTTGCTGGAGGAACAAGCCATGCCAGTGCACAGTCCCGGCCACAGACAAATAGTGATGAAAGTTTTGCCGTTATTGCATTGGTTGTGGTGGGATCTCCTGCAGATATAGCA ggtctaaatgaaaatgatgaattgCTCGAATTTGGTACAATCAATGCAGCCAACTTCACAGATGTAAACCAAGTAAATTCCCTCGTACAACACTCAGTGGGGCAACCCATTCAGGTGCGAGTGAGACGGGGCAGGCATGTGCTTAGTCTTACCGTTGTGCCCAGAATATGGACCCAGCCTGGTTTGCTGGGCTGCCGGATCGAAAAGAAGTCTTGA